CAGCTGTATTTTTCTTCTTATACTGCACTGTCGGAACTGCGCCGCCATCAACCACAGTAGCTGTAAGTAGTAATGATTTTCCATATCCTAGCTCGCTTACCGGAGTATGTATAATTTGTTTTGACGTCGGTTTCACTACATTTATCTCGACAGATGCCGAGCCGGTGTTGGGCGTAACGGATGTATCGGTTACTTCGACAGTTATAGTATGTTTACCGATAGGGAGAGGCTTATCCGCAAATGAAAACTCAAGCGATGTCTCTGTAATATTGAGAAAGGGAACTATATAACTTTTACCATCGACCTTAACAGCTGCATTCAGACGGTTAATAGCCATATTATCCGAAAGAACCGCTTTCAATGTCCCTGTGTAACAGCCGTCAAAGCTTTGCCCCTTTTCCGGCGAAGTGATTGTTATCGTTGGCGGGATATGATCACCAATAACTACTTTATACGGCTCTTTTGCTGTGCCGCAGGTTGCAGAATTTCCGTTACCGTCGACAGCTTCAAAATAATACTCAATATAAGCGCTGCCGCCAACTTTATTAGCCGGTATCATTTGTGAAAGAGTAATATCAGTCTTATCTCTCGAATCCTCTTCCACAAAATTATGCTCTGTAACCGTCCAATTTGAATCTCCCTCAAGCCTGTAAAATATCCGTCCTGTCCTTATATCATTTGTGTCAGTCACTTGTGCCGCGAGCGTTACAGCACCCGGCGCCGTTTCTGACAGTGGTGTTGATGTAACCACCGGTGGAGTCGCATCATCTGTATAAGGCGGCTTTTGATACTGCTGAATATATCCAATATTATGTACAGTGGTATTTGCTCCGTCCATAGAAGGGTATGGACGCATGATGCCTTTTGCGCCATCCCACTTGAATTTAATTGATTTGTCCTCAGCAAAGTCAGCTGTTGCATAGAGATATCTTGCGGTGCAAACAACACTGTGCTCCGGTTTTACCACAGTCTGTTTTACTACCGCATCGATAACATCGGCATGTTTATTCGTCCTGTAACCCAGTTTAATAACGAACATCGAACATCTAGAGCCTGCATACTGCGGCAGATAGAAACCTGAAGGGGTTCCGTTTGTCATAGTATTGTCCTGACCAGCAAACAACAACTGGTCTTCTGATACATTTGGATTTTGTGACAAATAATCGCTTATTGTCTGACTATATGCCGGGTTAGCATTTTTAATCCATAAAACCATTGTTGATTTTGCTGGAAATGGCAAACTTTTAACCTTTGACTCATCACCCGCGGCACCATTTACGAAATATTTAGTAATAAAATTAACATATGTGCTGCTCGGACTTGTATATGAAGACGCTGCAAGAGCTTCTTCACTTGCAGGCTTAGCATCAGTTTTAAAACCTATTGCATAGTCTTTAAGATCTATTGTTCGGTCGGTATTATTATACATTTCAACGGACTCATAATAATCCGCTCCTTTATTGTCCTGCAAAACTTCTGTAATCAGTATTTCAGGTTGATCCGACGCATTAACAAACGTTGTTCCTGATTCAGGATAACGCAGGGTTGAGCCCGAAACAGCCTCGACATAATAATCAACTTTCCTTGCATTTCCATAGAATACGGAAGGTATGGTTGCTGAATATTTAGTTTTCGTAAGATTTCCGCCGGCGCTTTCCGATGCTCCAGCAGCCATATCCATTACGTTAAATTGTGTATCACCCGCTTTTTTATAATAAAGCCTTACACTTTGAATCTGCGTATCGCTGTATACATCTGATATGACGTTCATATCGGAGCCGGTTTTTACAAACAGATCTGATGAACTATTCTGCATCACACCCTTATCAGCACCGATAACAATGTTTACAGATTCAGTTGTTTCATTCTGAACGGGTCTAGCCTCGTCTTTTACCTTTACCGCAATAGTATGTGTACCCAGCGTTGTTATAGGATTGTCCGCAAGCGAGTATGTAAATCCTGAGGCTGTCGCACCCGGAACATCATATTCAGTTCCGTCAACAACAACCTTAACCGAAGATGTGTCAATTGTCTTATTATCCGAATAGGTCGCGGTTATTGTTCCGTCAAACTTCCACTTAAATTGTGCATCCGCCGCAGGCGCAATCACCTGCACAGTCGGTGGAACAGTATCTATGTGTTCATAGCTCTCCCTTAAATCAATAGATAACGGACTGCCAGCAGTACCTAAAGTAGCCGTATTACCAGCTCCGTCAGTGGTTTCTATATAATAGTCTATATAGTCTGAGCCCATGACCTCTTTGCTGTCAATATCGGCTTTAATGGATTTGCTTTTTACATCATTTAGGTATCTTCCGCTTTCAAAAACAAAGTCTTTAGTGATTTTTTTATAGGATGTGTCTGTCCAGCTTCTCCCCCTGTAGTAGACAGTGGCAGTGCGAAGATCTGTATCATCCGTTAATTCAGCTGATATGAACGGTGCTGCCACGTCGCCTTCCTGCAAAGTAGTGTTTGTAATTGTAGGATTAATAATATCTCCCGATATCTGCGGTTTTTGCCAGCATTCCATTTTACCCAGAGTATGAGCCGTTGTGCTTGAGCCTTTCATATCCGGATAAGGGCGCATTATTTTGTTTGTATCATCCCAATGAAACTTAATCGAATTGCCTGCTGGGAATTCTGCAGTAATAAAGTTATATCTTGCTGTGCTTATTACCTCGTTTCCCGGTTTTACTATTGATGTTTTATCAGCCGCATCGACCATTGTCTGAAAATCATCTGTCCTAGTTGCTTTCTTAATAACAAAAAGAGATACTCTTTGCTTTGAATGCTGCGGCAAGTAAAATCCCGACGCAGTGCCGTTTGTCATTTTCCCGACATCAGCTCCACTTACCTGCTTCCCTTCGCCCGCAATAAGCACCTGATCTGCCGAATCAATTTTATTTGTTGAAATAAACTGATCTATAGTCTGAGTATAAGTTGAATTAAGATTTTTAATCCAAAGCACCATACTTGAATGTGCAGGGAACGGAAGACTTGAAACTGTAGACTCATCGCCGGGAACACCATAACGGTAATATTTTGTTATAGCATTAATGTACGTGCTGCTCGGCCCCACAAGTGCAGGTGACGCAAGGGCTGTTTCATCGACTGCAACAGTATCTACTTTATAACCCAAGGCATAATCCTTAAGATCAAGTGTTTTGTCGGACGTATTGTAAATTTCGACAGCCTCATAATAATCAGCATCCGCACAATCCTGTAAGACTTCGGTTACTACGATATCCGGTTCATCAATAATGCTTTGCGCTGTCTCCAGCGCCGCATCCGGCTCACTTAATACTGCCGGTGTTTCTTCAGCCGGCTGCTCCGCCTTTTGTTCTGAAGGAACAGATGCCGCCTCTGACATAAACGACCCCAACGGGTTATGGGCAAAAACGGATAAAGGCATAAGCCCAAAAAGCATTGACGAAACTAAAATCAATGATATCGCTGATTTCAAAAACTTCTTCATATTAACCCCCCTTTGGTATTTTTCTTGGCAATAAAAACTCTCTCAATGCTTATTTAATGATAGCTCATATACTTTTTTGTTTCTATTGGGATAATAAACGAAATTTAGACCGTTTTTTTTCGCCATTCAACCTCCAGATTTCATTGTTTAATTTTTACAAATTTTATTATTGTGTTTGTATAATTTAGCCAATAAATTAGCACTTTTTCTTGTTAAAAATAAAAAAAGATACCCGTCAAAATAACGGATATCGTTGATTTGTTTTATATTTTATATCGAGTCTCTGATAATAATATCATACCCTATAAAAACCTTATCCTGGGGGATAACTCTTCTTTTTATTTTTTTTATAAGCATTTCCGCCGCCTTTTGACCCATTTCTTCCTGTCTGTGATAAACTGTAGTTAGGTTGGGCTGTATTTCGTATGAAGACGGAACATTATCGATACTACCGACCGAAATATCATCCGGAATACGTTTCCCAAGCTTTTTTATGGCTGTTATAGCGCCGGCTGCCATTCTATCGCAAAGTGCGAAAATGCCGTCAACATCCGGATTCTCATAAAGGAATTTTTCAGTAACAGCGCATGAATTTCTAAATCCGTATGTGCCGTAAAAAACAAGGTCTTTGTCAAATGGTATTCCGTTTTTATTTAAAGCTGAGATATAGCCTTTCAGCCTGCCTACAGTAGGACCTCTGAGGTTATTCGTCGTGAAAAAAGCTATACGTTTTCTTCCTTTTTTTATTATCATATTAACGATATCAAAGGCAGCTCTTTCATTGTCAGCAGCAACAAAAGGAATCTCGTCGCTCACGTTATGCCCACACTGAACAATAGGGAATCTTCTCGAAAGACGAACCATTTCTTCTGTATTAAAATAGGGACAGGCAATAATAAGGCCTGCCGCAACTTTTCTCGTCAAAAGCGGCAAGAAAGATCTTTGAAGTTCCTCGTCATTATGACAGTTCACAACAATAACCTTATAATCATAGCGTGATACCTCACCCTCAATCCCTTTTATAATCATAGAATTGAGAATATTGCTGAAATCAGCTAACATAACCATAATATATTTTGATTTAATAGTATAATCAAATGTCTGGTTTTTAAGCGGGTTATCATCAAGTATTTTATTTTCACCTACAAATTCAGAGTTGCTCATTGCCGCACCTTCCTCTAAATTTATTAATTCAATTCTACTATAAAACTTAAAGGTTATCAAGCTATATAATTCTATGCCTAATGCTGTGTGAATTTATCATCAAAAGGTACAATCAATAAATTAAACAGCCTTCTTGTAAAGAAGGCTGTTTAATTTATTATGATTGAGTTTTTAAAGATAATATTTTATATTTTGAATCCTTAGAGGGCTTTATAGTGATCAAAACTGTTTTTTTTGCGGCAGGCTTTTGTCCGGATCCGTCTTCAAACGCATACTGTTCAGACGGCGTTACATATTCGCATGTTAACAGCACCTGACCGTTTTTTTCACTGACGCTTTGCACCCGTGCAAAATAAATCGGATCAATTCCATAAGGCTGTGTGATAAACGATTTGTTTTCAGCTGAATAATCAAAAGGAGCATATACAGTTATTTTTTCCTTTGGAAGTTCTCGATTAAAATTAAAGCACTCATGAGCGGCGCTTGACACAGCGTCAAAGGGTATATGAACAGTGCCATCACTTTGCGTAAAACTGTCTGTATAATCTCCTCCCTGAGACAACACCTGCCATATTCCAAATGACAATAAATAATTGTCAGAAATATCATCAGCACTTTTAAAGTCAGGCATATCCTGCTGAGCTATGTTTGATATTGGCCCCGCATATATCATGTCACCGTTTTTTAAAGTAAGAAAATCCGTCGGTGCTACAAAAGGCGGAATGTTAACTTCCTTGCCGGCATTTTCGACGTTATCCGGAGCAAGCATATTATTATCATCAAACATGCCATAAACCCATTTAAATCCAGAAATCAAAGCAAGCACTATAATCGCAAGCGTCAAAAGGCCTGTCGTAAAAGTAATGCAAAAGTCTAATTTTTTATTTTTACTTTTATGTTTATAGCTTGGAAATTCAATTGTCGCACTTTCTTTATTTTTTTTATTTTTAGGCTTTTTTAAAGCCATATCATTTTCTGTTTGAATATCTTTTTTTTCGTCTATTTTATTTGGCTTGTCCTGATTTGCAGAAGCTGCCTTCGCGGCTTTTTGAGAGATAACATATTTAGGAAGGCTATTAGAAACAGGGTTTCTTTCTAATTTGCTTAATTCCTCGTCCGGAGGGACATTCTCAAAAAGTTCCTCTAAGGCCTTGTCGTCTACCGAGACACTATCAATATTTTTATTCTCTTCTACAACCGAACTTGAATTTTCAACTTCTTTTGATGTACTATTTTCGTTTTTGTGCGGCTCGTTGAATACACGTTCATATTCTGTTTTTTTATTATTATCAGGCATTATTCCCTCCGATTAATCTTTCCGCACCTGAAAATAGGTGCCACCCTGTTTTTTCTCAAGTATATCATAAAGAATGAGCGGTGATTTTGAACTGACTATGAACATGTCAAAATTATTAGCAAAAGCAATTTCAGCAGCTGAGAGTTTTGTCGCCATCCCGCCAGTTCCTTGATTTGACGAAACACCGCCGCCAAGTTTTAATATATCTTCATTGATCTCAGAAACTACGTCTATTCTTACAGCATCGGGGTTTTTATACGGATCTTTATCATAAAGCCCGTCAATATCGCTCATTAAAATTAGAGCATCCGCGCCCACAAGCTTTGACACAACTGCTGATAAAGTATCATTATCTCCGAATTCGATCTCTTCAATCGCAACAGTATCGTTTTCATTAATAACAGGTATTGTTCCAAGTTCTATTAACCTGTTTAAAGTATTTATTACGTTATCCATTCGATGTTCTTCATCAACGACATCTCGTGTAAGCAGAACCTGTGCGACCTTATGTCCATACTCTGAAAAAATCTTGTCATAGACATACATGAGTTCACATTGTCCAACTGCCGCCGCAGCCTGTTTTGTCGGCGTGTCTTTTGGTCTTTCATGAAGATGTAGCCTGGCCGCTCCGACACTGATAGCACCCGATGTCACTAAGACAACCTCAGTTCCACTGTTTCTAATGTCAGCAAGCGTGCGAACGAAATGGTCAAGAAAACCGAAATTAAGCCTGCCGTTTTCATATGTTAATGATGAACTTCCAATCTTCACTACAATACGTTTATAAAATCCCATAATATTTTCCTTATTAAATAATCTTTTTAAAATATCTAATTAATTAGTATACTGATTTTTATTTAAAATTGCAATTAAAAATCTCAATATTTAATCATTAATATAATGTCATTAAAAGCAAGAGAAAAGTTAAGCAATAATTAGATAATCATACATAAATTGCATCCTTCTTATTTTTTCTTCGAATACCAATAAAAACCGGTTATTACAGTATTATTACTGATTATTGTAAACCATTGAAACTTATTTTCGTTTTTGTTAGAATCCAAAATGTAAGAATGCATTAATATTAAACAAGAAGGAGGATTAAAATGATTAATGCTAAAAAACTTATTTCAATAATTGTTGCAATTGCGTTGTCTTTAAGCTTAATGACGAATATATTTGCATTTAGTGATGTTGAAAAGACCGACGCACACAGCGATGCAATAGGGCTGCTTACTTCACTTTCTATCATTGGCGGATATGACGACGGCACATTCAAACCTAACGCCGAAATCTCACGTGAAGAGTTTGCAAAACTTGTTTACGTACTTATGAACGGCAGCTCAAACGCTTCCTATTTTAATGGTAAGACAAGGTTTTATGACGTTGCTGCAGGCAGATGGTCGGCAGGTTATGTAAACTGGGCATATGAAATGGGCATTGTAGGCGGATACCCTGACGGCGGATTTCATCCAACAGATAAGGTAACATTGGCCGAAGTGTCAAAAATGCTGGATACAGCTCTTGGATTCAACGGCTTAAGCTTTCCTTACGGCTATATCAGCAAAGCATCACTTCTCAAGTTGTTTGAAAACGTTACCCAGGTCGGTCCCGACACAAAAGCAACAAGAGGCACCGTTGCGGAAATGATAAAGAATTCACTTTTTGCTTTGAATGTTCCGGCATTTATGATTTATGACGGCAACGGAAAAATAGCAGCAAGCCGCACAGCTGCGGAAGCAGTATTCGGCATCAAGGATGCTGTAATGACTCTTGAAGGCACAAGCACTGCACTTGGCACATCTTCAATCAATGAAGCTGGCGAAGTATATCTTACAGGTGATGTTGGCTCAGGAACTTATCTTTTTGACGGCAGAGTTGACAATCTATTAATGCACAATGTCAATGTATGGTATAAAGACACTGATAATAACGGCACTTTATCAGCAGCGGACGAAATTAAAGGCATTACCGAAGGGATTAACACTACGGTAAGCTATACAACAAGTGATGTTTACCAGAAAATTAACGATACAAACTTCTATGTAAAAAATACAGACGGTTCTGAAGTGAACCTTTTTGACGGTTCTCTTCCTTCAAAAATTATCGTAAATGGTAAAACGGCGGCATCATTTAAACTCGATATGCTTAAAAAGAACGATACTGAGATCACACTAATAAACAACAACAGCATATCAGGATATGACGTTGCAGTGATCAACGAGCGTGTCAACGATATTATAAGTTCTGTTGATTACAACCAGAAAAGAGTTGTTACACTAACAACCGGATATAAAAACTTTACCGATCGTGACGGCAACACCCTTGTAAACATCTCTGAAGGCCTTAACGCTCAGGATCATGTTATAGTAACTTCATCATCCTCTTACTTTGGAAAAACCTACAACATCGAAAAAGCTGATTATGTCGAAAACGTTGTCTTTAATAAACGCGGAACAGAAAAGTACACCCTTGGCGGAAAACTATACTATATTGCATCTGACGCAACAACACCGGCTCCGTCACAGGTTGGCGAGGAATACGATCTTGCACTTGACACTAAAGGCAACATCGTAAGCGCCGTGCTTTCAGACGAACGTGCTCTTGACAACTTTGCATTGATCAAAGATGTTAATATTGAAGGCCTCTTAACTAAAACTTTTACTGCAACTATCGTTTTACCGACAGGCGAGGAAAAAACATTAAAGATGGATAAAACCTTCTCAGACGGTAAATATTTTGACGGAGCAAGAGGATGGCTGACAAACGACGGTAAGGCATACGGTGAATCCGGATTCTCTTATGATAATATCGCAGTCATCGGCAAGGCATTCAGTATAGACATGTCCTACGTTTTGAGCAACACAATTTCAAGCATAAAGGATCTTGCAAACTCCAAGGGAATCGCAGTTGGAGGCGGAAACGGAACTTATGACAGTTCCACTGGTGCACTGAGCATTAACGGAAAAGTCACTGGCTTTGCAAACAATAACACAATCCTATATGTAAGAAAAATCGTACTTGGCGAGAGCGTCATCGAGGCTTATAACGGAAAAGACATCCCATCATTCGGTTCTACTAACGTAAGCGAAATTCTCATTGACAATACAGATCTTAGTGCAACTGCTCCTATGATCAAAATCATGGTTGCTGACGAACTGGCACCAAATCTACTTGAGGATAACAACGGCTATGGCATAATGATAGAAAAATCACTTGTAGCCGGATCACAGCGCGGCAAGTATTACTATGAGATGTCAATGGCAATCGGTGGACAGCTCGTAACCATCACAACAGACGAAAATACAGCTGAACAGCTTCTCCCGGGTTACGGCATTGCTGACAACACCTTTGTAAAGGTTGAACTTACAAACGACGGCAAGGCCGGTACAGTGACTGAGCAGACAGCTGGCACATCAGCAGACTTCCATGAGGGTTATATTAAATCAGCCAGCAGCATCGGTTATTATAACTTTGCTTCGTTCGACTACAATAACGACGGAGCATCAGGTGCAAAGATAACAAATGTTCAGGACAACTATTATAAACTTACAAGTGACGCCAAAATATACACTATGACAGGATCACCAATAGTAAACGGAGCTATAACAACCGCACCTCAGGGCGAAGCGGCAATAGGCTCAAAAACAGATCTTATCGCCGGCAATCAATATGTAAATTACGTTGTAATATATCACGTAGTTCCGGCAGGCGACGAAATGGGTATGGTAGACACAGTATTCGTATACCAGCTTCCCATTGAAGGCTAATTAATCAAAGTAAAATGGGCTGTCGTGTGACAGCCCATTTTATTTTATAATATTCTCATTATATCTTCATAGTTATAAACTACATATGTCGGAATAATATCTGTATCATTTTCCTGTTTTAAAGGGTTATACCATATAGTGTCACAGCCGAAATTCATGCCTCCAAGTATGTCCGAACTCAGTTTGTCGCCTATCATTATTGCCGTCGTCTTGTCCGTGTGTCTCGCTCGGCGAAGTGCTTCCTCGAAAATGCGTGCGTCAGGTTTCGGCGCCCCTGCCTCTTCAGATACTACCATCGCGTCTATATAACTTGCAATCGGTGACTTTTTTACTCTGCTGTACTGATTTTCTCTTATCCCGTTTGTCACTACCGCAACCTTATATTTTG
The sequence above is drawn from the Bacillota bacterium genome and encodes:
- a CDS encoding Ig-like domain-containing protein, with the translated sequence MKKFLKSAISLILVSSMLFGLMPLSVFAHNPLGSFMSEAASVPSEQKAEQPAEETPAVLSEPDAALETAQSIIDEPDIVVTEVLQDCADADYYEAVEIYNTSDKTLDLKDYALGYKVDTVAVDETALASPALVGPSSTYINAITKYYRYGVPGDESTVSSLPFPAHSSMVLWIKNLNSTYTQTIDQFISTNKIDSADQVLIAGEGKQVSGADVGKMTNGTASGFYLPQHSKQRVSLFVIKKATRTDDFQTMVDAADKTSIVKPGNEVISTARYNFITAEFPAGNSIKFHWDDTNKIMRPYPDMKGSSTTAHTLGKMECWQKPQISGDIINPTITNTTLQEGDVAAPFISAELTDDTDLRTATVYYRGRSWTDTSYKKITKDFVFESGRYLNDVKSKSIKADIDSKEVMGSDYIDYYIETTDGAGNTATLGTAGSPLSIDLRESYEHIDTVPPTVQVIAPAADAQFKWKFDGTITATYSDNKTIDTSSVKVVVDGTEYDVPGATASGFTYSLADNPITTLGTHTIAVKVKDEARPVQNETTESVNIVIGADKGVMQNSSSDLFVKTGSDMNVISDVYSDTQIQSVRLYYKKAGDTQFNVMDMAAGASESAGGNLTKTKYSATIPSVFYGNARKVDYYVEAVSGSTLRYPESGTTFVNASDQPEILITEVLQDNKGADYYESVEMYNNTDRTIDLKDYAIGFKTDAKPASEEALAASSYTSPSSTYVNFITKYFVNGAAGDESKVKSLPFPAKSTMVLWIKNANPAYSQTISDYLSQNPNVSEDQLLFAGQDNTMTNGTPSGFYLPQYAGSRCSMFVIKLGYRTNKHADVIDAVVKQTVVKPEHSVVCTARYLYATADFAEDKSIKFKWDGAKGIMRPYPSMDGANTTVHNIGYIQQYQKPPYTDDATPPVVTSTPLSETAPGAVTLAAQVTDTNDIRTGRIFYRLEGDSNWTVTEHNFVEEDSRDKTDITLSQMIPANKVGGSAYIEYYFEAVDGNGNSATCGTAKEPYKVVIGDHIPPTITITSPEKGQSFDGCYTGTLKAVLSDNMAINRLNAAVKVDGKSYIVPFLNITETSLEFSFADKPLPIGKHTITVEVTDTSVTPNTGSASVEINVVKPTSKQIIHTPVSELGYGKSLLLTATVVDGGAVPTVQYKKKNTA
- a CDS encoding substrate-binding domain-containing protein, with amino-acid sequence MSNSEFVGENKILDDNPLKNQTFDYTIKSKYIMVMLADFSNILNSMIIKGIEGEVSRYDYKVIVVNCHNDEELQRSFLPLLTRKVAAGLIIACPYFNTEEMVRLSRRFPIVQCGHNVSDEIPFVAADNERAAFDIVNMIIKKGRKRIAFFTTNNLRGPTVGRLKGYISALNKNGIPFDKDLVFYGTYGFRNSCAVTEKFLYENPDVDGIFALCDRMAAGAITAIKKLGKRIPDDISVGSIDNVPSSYEIQPNLTTVYHRQEEMGQKAAEMLIKKIKRRVIPQDKVFIGYDIIIRDSI
- the proB gene encoding glutamate 5-kinase translates to MGFYKRIVVKIGSSSLTYENGRLNFGFLDHFVRTLADIRNSGTEVVLVTSGAISVGAARLHLHERPKDTPTKQAAAAVGQCELMYVYDKIFSEYGHKVAQVLLTRDVVDEEHRMDNVINTLNRLIELGTIPVINENDTVAIEEIEFGDNDTLSAVVSKLVGADALILMSDIDGLYDKDPYKNPDAVRIDVVSEINEDILKLGGGVSSNQGTGGMATKLSAAEIAFANNFDMFIVSSKSPLILYDILEKKQGGTYFQVRKD
- a CDS encoding S-layer homology domain-containing protein, yielding MINAKKLISIIVAIALSLSLMTNIFAFSDVEKTDAHSDAIGLLTSLSIIGGYDDGTFKPNAEISREEFAKLVYVLMNGSSNASYFNGKTRFYDVAAGRWSAGYVNWAYEMGIVGGYPDGGFHPTDKVTLAEVSKMLDTALGFNGLSFPYGYISKASLLKLFENVTQVGPDTKATRGTVAEMIKNSLFALNVPAFMIYDGNGKIAASRTAAEAVFGIKDAVMTLEGTSTALGTSSINEAGEVYLTGDVGSGTYLFDGRVDNLLMHNVNVWYKDTDNNGTLSAADEIKGITEGINTTVSYTTSDVYQKINDTNFYVKNTDGSEVNLFDGSLPSKIIVNGKTAASFKLDMLKKNDTEITLINNNSISGYDVAVINERVNDIISSVDYNQKRVVTLTTGYKNFTDRDGNTLVNISEGLNAQDHVIVTSSSSYFGKTYNIEKADYVENVVFNKRGTEKYTLGGKLYYIASDATTPAPSQVGEEYDLALDTKGNIVSAVLSDERALDNFALIKDVNIEGLLTKTFTATIVLPTGEEKTLKMDKTFSDGKYFDGARGWLTNDGKAYGESGFSYDNIAVIGKAFSIDMSYVLSNTISSIKDLANSKGIAVGGGNGTYDSSTGALSINGKVTGFANNNTILYVRKIVLGESVIEAYNGKDIPSFGSTNVSEILIDNTDLSATAPMIKIMVADELAPNLLEDNNGYGIMIEKSLVAGSQRGKYYYEMSMAIGGQLVTITTDENTAEQLLPGYGIADNTFVKVELTNDGKAGTVTEQTAGTSADFHEGYIKSASSIGYYNFASFDYNNDGASGAKITNVQDNYYKLTSDAKIYTMTGSPIVNGAITTAPQGEAAIGSKTDLIAGNQYVNYVVIYHVVPAGDEMGMVDTVFVYQLPIEG
- a CDS encoding YjjG family noncanonical pyrimidine nucleotidase, translating into MTKKYELILLDLDETVFDFSKAEEHSLKNALDRAGVYHDEKTREEYKKINASLWRLYEQGGITSEELRVERFRRYLDHFGLQGDAEKINVNYLNGLAECAFLIDGAEQFVKYLHSKYKVAVVTNGIRENQYSRVKKSPIASYIDAMVVSEEAGAPKPDARIFEEALRRARHTDKTTAIMIGDKLSSDILGGMNFGCDTIWYNPLKQENDTDIIPTYVVYNYEDIMRIL